The window tcataatgtcccgttggtgtgttgaatgctgttttccattcatccccctcccttatcctgactagatgatatgcatttcttaagtccagtttggtgaaaatcttggctccctccaggaactcaaaagcggtggagatgagaggaagagggtaccgtttttttaccgtgatctcgttgagaccccggtaatcgatacatggtcgcagggtcttgtctttcttgtccacaaagaaaaatcctgctcctgcAGGGGATGAatatgggcgaatgatcccggttgccagtgattcttccacgtactccttcatggccttgtgttccggccctgaaagagagaacaacctccctcgtgggggtgtggttctaggcagcaagtcaacagcacagtcataaggtctgtggggtggaagggatttggccttggacttggaaaaaacatctttaatatcctggtaacaggtgggcacttgagataaatcaggctccccagatggggtctgtggattgtccttagaaacatgaccctgaacatcacatggcggcttgaaacagttccgggcgcaatagctgccccatgacatgacattgaccagtcaatgtgggggttatgtaatttcaaccatgggttccctaagataaggtcatgattcatggcgtcaaaaacatgaaaactaatgcgttccgagtgaaaatcaggaaatgtcaatgtgagtgtttgggtgcggtgagtgatcttgcccataaaactgccgtctgcagcataggtgttgcggtggcgttttatttcaaaggttctaaggtgcatacgtctaacgagggtGGAGTtcagtaagtttgcgtcagaaccagagtcaattaacataggtgtatgaatttcttgatcaggagagcatagtgtcactctaggaagaacccgtgtaaggtcttccttaatgaaattcagactcacctctcctgtgcccttgctaccggcaccggcaactttgacgtgacagttgctcacggaatgacccaactgaccgcagtagaagcaccgcccttccctcagccggcgttgacgttcctcaggggagagacggaacctgcccagttgcatgggttcatctgtggggacgctagccagtgggttgagaccggaaccaggggatctgccttggtttggctggtcaccgaggctcgccCTCCAAGTGcacggtgacgcagccctccgccgatctccatccagctcgcgatccaaaagcctcttgtcgactTTAACGGCGAGaacgatgagagtgtccaagtccgtcggcaggtctagcgggactaaatgatccttgacggcgggggatagtccttgaaaaaaagcatCGAGTAGTGcttgattattccaatgactctcagctgctagaatgcgaaactcaatcgcgtaatcagacaccctgcgcttgccttgttgtaaggtgacaagggagcgagctgcctcacgatctggagtggaaaattgaaaaatttgctccatagtctttacaaaaaaagcccatgaatgacacgcggcggaattgcggctccattcagcagtagtcCACGCCTccacacgaccagtcaggtgggaaatgacgaaagcgatttttgcccgctcggtggggaaggcagctgcctgcagctcaaagtggagttcgcactgcgtgatgaacagcttaatgttcccagaatttccagagaacctctccggtcgagagagctgtgggcagacagcagcggaggtggcaggtgcctgcatggtgactgcttcacatggaaataccgtggcggtattgggtgtggtgccaactggttccttctcttgaataattttcataagaagttcaaactgcgaggccacttgtctcatcatattgtcctgatgccttgacagtccctctagaggaagttggagggcagcaatctgctcatcctgcttcgagaggagttgaccctgcgcttgaagggctttgcgcaccgggtctgagtctgctgggtccatgttatggccagttcgttctgtcatgaacagaacagaggataggacccaaaaatgcacgactccaaaacaaatggacagtttccaaaaagggaggtttaatagacgggcataggtcggtacacaggcagggaatccaagaaaggcaacagtatccaaaaacatgaggcaaggaggcaaggtcgataatcggaacagggtcaagtcttattgagtctgtgacgtggaaacaaggaatgctggaacgcgacgacaaggtacaacgaactggcaacgagagggaatgagacacgaggttaaatacaaggggtaattagggtgaacgatgcacaggtggtgaagatgctcacaggagctaTGACACTATCAACATAGACCAATATTATGCATACTGATCTGAtcctgatttttgggggatATGACTTTAGCTCTATCACATCTCTTGGGAGTAATACTGTGCGTTGAATGGGAACTGGTACTAATGataatctttttttgtgtgaagctcTCTGTACAAAGTTGTCCCCCTGTCTACTGGCCAACTTGGAGGTAAGTAAGCCCATCACTACCACATCCAGTCATATGTCAAAAACAAGAGTGAAACTAGCAAGTTGAATCTATTACGATGTTTACCATACATGCGTGCAGAGAAGGAGGACATGTTCCAGAATGTGTTGTCCCAGGTGGCAGAGCAGTTCAGCAGGTAACACCTCCGCTGTTTATGTTATGCTCTGGCTGAAGCCTGCCCTTACGCCTACCTCACACACATACCTGACAGGCAgcgctgcctttttaaagccacacactcAAGCCCACTGAAGACAAGTTTAATCACACACCAAAACAATTGATGTGTGTTGTTCCTGTACCGTTTCCTTATTGTGCTGCTCTCCAAGATGCAATGTGGTTTCCTTGCAGAGCCTTTCGCATCAATGAGCTGAAGACTGAGGTCACCAACAGGCTTGCCATGCTGGAGAAGAGAGTAGAGCGTAAGTGGTGGATTTTGAAGAAAATCGAATAAAGCACAAGATCACGATTATGAACACTCTCAattgttgtgtttatgtttcAGTGGAGGGTCTGAAGGTGGTTGAGATTGAGAAGTGTAAAAATGATCTGAGGAAGCTTCGGGATGAGATGACATCGAGAGGCGGTGGCAGGTAACCGTGACGTTTTACATGGTTTATATGCCCAATGGACTAATGCCTGACATCTGCCAATCAGTTAATTGATCAATCAAAAATTGAGCAAGAGCCCTTGCTTCCccctgaatcttttttttttgcatacttcCTCATAGAATTGACAATATGTTTACATTTCCTAGgatgtccacttctatgcctttctgtgtcTCTTCCAGTCTCTGTATCACTGTTGCAATCTGCTGATCACACTCTTTAGTTAGTCCAGGGAACTTCCTCACACCTCGCTCCTCGCTCCTCGCTCCTCGCTCCTCAATGCTTTGCCCGAGACCCAGATCTCAGGCTGCCATCTTAAGTTGTACCTCAGTTATCTTAAATGGGCATCGAGGAGCAAGCACCGAGGAAGTAACTAACTAAAATCAAGGGACCATTGATGTTTCTGTTTATGTTGTCTTTTAGCTTCTCCATAGTGATTACAAAAATAGCCGTGTACCAGCTAGATCTTAAACAGAGCAGGACttaaaattaagacttttgtttttgtaattcctTGATTATTTTAGTTTCAATGTACATGTTTTGTGAAGTCTCTAATTTATTTTGGGCCGTATTTAATACTGAAATAACTTAATTACATTGGCTCATGATTACTTTTTcatcaagaaataaaaaccttTGGATGGTTCTACACTTTTTCGCATCACAAATATGCACTGCAAGTGAGGGTTTAATTGCACTTGAAACATAAAAGCTAAAATGATGTGTTGTGATATTAATAAATCAGACATGGGGACGATTGATTTGCAAACAAACATGTAAACAACAGAGTGAGGATCCACGACCAAGGAGGTTGCCAATAAAGAAATtagattttattgttttcaattgAGTTATAAAGGTTATAGGTCACTTTGATGGTGGACAAAAAGGTTTTAAATGATtcatcttggtctaatttttttagatcacaaaaatatggcatttgaacaggggcgtGTAGACTTTTTAGATCCACTGTAGATCTATTTGAGGGCGTGTCGAGAGATGCCCACTGTCATAGagaaaatataatatttacCTTCTCAACTCATTATGGACTGAGCGTCTGAATTTGTGGGAACCATTCAAGGATCCAAGAGCTATGAATTACTGGTTGAATGAGTTTGGTAAGGACAAATGTGACTGGCCCTAACAGCAagcccatcaaacacctttgggaaTAAATTTGAACAGAGATTGTGGGCCGAACCAATTCCATAGTTTTAGTTCCTGTTTCAGGCATAACAGCCATaagtcccaatacctttgtccataATGCTTAAATAAACCAAAATATCTTGCTGTTCCATTCTTGCTTTAGGGTAAACTGCCcatgtaaatacaattttgacGACGGGAAGAAGGTCACTCCGAGACGAGACGTCCCCAACTACCCAAAAGTGAGTTTCATGTGACACTGTACATCTACTGTACACGTGGAATATCCaaatagattctgatttttttttttctacatttgttcTCTACAGTATACACTGTCACAGGAGACTGTTGAGGCACTAAAGAAGCCGACATTTGATGTCTGGCACTGGGAGCACAATGAGGTGCAGTACCGTCTACAAATCCGATTAATCGAGATATCTTAACATGCCCTTCTTTGATTTCTTATGCTTTTAATCAAAGCACTTTGCACATGTCTTCCTTTGCGGCTGTAGATGCTGAGCTGTTTGGAGTACATGTATCATGACTTGGGGCTGGTGAAAGAATTCAACATGAACCCCATCACACTCAAACGCTGGCTGGTAAGGAATATTAATAAATTAGATCGCAACACGAATATAGGAAATGTTATTTCAGGAGGGGAAAAGTTGTGCGTGCCACGTGTGATGTCAGtgtacattgtttttctttttctttggcttttttgcaacactttttCCTAAAGAAGGTCCGGCTTTATCAATTAATCCTTTCCagctcccccaaaaaacatcaacagaaattgtaatatttataaaatgaaaaatagcacACGACAATATTGTTCTGTATAAAAACATTTagtaataaaataacataaaatacaatgtatacaaaaactgttttcctcccattttctttctttttcttacatttttcacttcactttcacttgatttttttttgcctttttcaccACAATTTCCTCACTTTAAACACGTTCACAATGTCTTCATGGACAGTGATCCACAACTTAATGTAACATTCTTGGCTGCGTTAAAACCTTTATCGACTCCTTCGCCTTCAGTGCAGCACATATTGTAGAAGTACTATGCTCGTACTTCTGCGTCAAGTCGACTCCACGCACATCTTGCTCATGTTTTTCaagctttaattcaatggacatcaCCGGCTTCTTATTCTCTGCATTCACTTTTGATGTTGCAGTAATTATAAACATCAAAACAACTTATGTTTGAACACAAGTggtagcaacacatgcaaacagcaaacatacaacaatactcacacacaggcatatagtctttatcctcaGCAGAAAAAATGACTGCTATTATTGCAGCTTAGATGTGACTGTcttctgtgtttcatcatcaaatctacctgctgtacagtatgtctgtctgtattatactgccctatGGTGggcaaggcgcacacaccagaatgagcagcacaatgcccattgaattatcatgacgcacgaactgtttaattatttacagtcAATGAAATTATGTTATTTCTGTATGTTTTCTAAATAATAATACCAATACTGCAGATCTCCATTTTTCATATTACGTTGTAAAAGCACATTACAACAAAGTGCTATTTCGACGCACTGGAATGGATTACATTTCATATCAAagcggaaagatgatttgagataggagTGTTTTGACTTATGTGTGTGGTCAGGGAACAAATTGAAcaggtatctcaaggcactactgtaattatttttaaacttgtatgcTAATACAGAGGACTCCTTCTATTAGCGAGAGATATGGACCGGgccaaatagcgaaaatctgtggaaaactgacacccattataactgcattgaaaaaaaattataatttttttttaaaccccaaaaagTCTTGAATAAGTAGGGATAAACCGCCAATATGTGAGGttggtttcccccccccaaaaaaaaactgaaaaaaacaatttttgtttttgttttttcttttttaaataataggTGCATCTGCGGCTGCCGAACCGCAAGTATGCAGGGTTCCACTGTAATGATCAAATGCTAGTTATAAATATGCCTGCACAATTAAAATTGATTCATCATCACCTGAGTTTAACCCTGAGAGTATTTTTAGTTCCATTATTCCCTATGGGAAAAATAATTGCCCAAATCCAAACAAAGctattaaatacttttttctccTCCTAACTTTGAAGTTGGCGATCCAGGAGAACTACCGCAGCAACCCCTTTCACAACTTCCGCCACTGCTTTTGCGTTAGTCAGATGATGTACGGCATGATCCACCTCTGCAACCTGCAGGTGAGGTGCCGAGGGAACTGATCTGACCCCTTTGGACATTCCAAATTGCGTAAACTCTCACTGTTGTTGTACAGGAGAAGCTGACTCTCACTGATATGGGCATTCTAATGACAGCTGCGGTGTGTCATGACCTGGACCACCCTGGATACAACAACACGTAAGACTCGTTAATCTCTCTGTGCTGGTGTTGACTGATTCAGCACAGGAGATGAGATTGACCTCAGTATGTATTGACAATGTTGTTGCTATGCTGTGCAACTATTTTACCAATGGGAGCTTCCACATAATGCGCTGATCCCGAAGCTTGTAATCATGTTGTTTTGCTCTCAGTTGACAGAATTGTTGTGTCATCCACCTATCAGGTACCAAATCAATGCGCGGACAGAGTTGGCGGTGCGCTACAATGACATCTCGCCACTGGAGAACCATCACTGCGCCGTGGCATTCCAGATCCTTTCCCTTCCTGAGTGCAACGTCTTTGCAAATGTGGATCCCGAGGCATTTAAACAGATTCGACAGGTGAGTTGGCCAACATATGAGCTCGTCAGATACTTCATTGGGCACACTTACCACATTTAATGAGATCAAATTTACAAGATGTACAAAGATGGCTACAGGTCAATGGTTGTATTTTCTCATGCATTGTAATACATTAGTGGTTAAAACCTATTGGGGAAGTTGATAAATTACAGTTTAATCAACCCTTcagatatttgaaaaaaataaaaataaatcctttttcgatactgcttctcctcataGTGGTCGAGTGGAGATTCAAAACCAGAACGTCTCAACTGTTAGTTAGTTAGACTGCAACACTGTGCTGCCTATAAATAAAGCtacaaaatactaaaataactAAAATTCCAATTATCtattgttcaataaaaattCCAAATAAATCAGAAATTTTGTGTACCGCACTCAGTAATGCTTATTTGTCTGACACAATTTCATTTAATCGTTGACACTTTCTTGCCTTCTtatgatttgaaaaaacattaGAAACACGTCTGAGTATGATGGCATTCCCAGAGCTTGCGGTCCCATTAGTGTTTCGCAACCTTTAtttaagccaaggcacatattttacatgagaaaaacatCGTGTCCCTTCTGCCATTTAGTGGGGAGCAGTGTTGCTACAgttaaatgcagccctatggggggcacaagccagtgcaaactgtaggccggtcccaagcccggataaatgcagaggactgcgtcaggaagggcatccgtcttaaaactttgccaaacaaatatgagcgttcatccaaagaattccataccgaatCGGTCGTGGCCAgcgttaacaacgtccgccaccagcgccctgcaggttgaaattcagctactgtgggtcgaagacgaagaagaggtgaaaacccacgcaggcacggggacaacatgcaaactccacacagtcggggccgggatttgaccccggacctcagaactgtgagggagatgtgctaaccagtcatccaccatgccacctGCAATATCCAGTATGcagatatttatttcacagtcacactggatgaatttttggcgaaaaagttactgaatcgatttccagccactgaatcGTTTCAGATCGTATCGCTCTAAATGAAGCAATATTGTCCTTGAATTGAATCGGCAACCATGAATCGTGATATGAATCATTGCTAAAACGAATTGTTACACCCCAAATCGCTGTACCGCGTCAGTATTTAACACACCCATGCCTACATGATTTGTTAGATTAATACAATCAAAATATAACATTAATATCTTTATAGAAATACCTAATCACGTGACCGATGCCTACTATGCAGTTTTAATGTCAAACTGAACAAGTAGCTGAATTTGCCCTTTGTCTGCAGGCCATAATCACCCTCATCCTGGCCACTGACATGGCCAGACATGGCGAGATACTGGACTCATTCAAACAGAAGGTGGACAGCTTCGACTTCACCAACGAGGAACATGTgacatgtgtatgtatatgatGTCAGCAGTTAGTTGTCAGTACAAGCAGGCCTTTATCCATTGAGTGTATgaaacatttgtaaatgtaatgGCAAGGGGAGGGAGGCATACAGGGCACAATGTCTTGTAAACTAGacatatctatatctatctatctatcaactATATCTTTAGCTTTTTGCTGCTGAAAAAAGGTTACTACGGAGTTCAGTAGTCAGCCCTATGGGTCACACTAGTGTTGATCAAGGGTGTGCATCTTGAGATATACTCTAGCAGTGAGATAACCTTATGTTTTGGCTTTGATGTAGTGTTTCAGCCCTCCTTGTCCAGACTGTAAATTAATGTTGCTTGCTCAAAGTCCTCATTGGCTAATTTCACCATATCCCAGGAACCCATAAATATTCAAcacatttcatcaccaagctgccAAATTGCAGTTATTAATTAATGTAGCGGTGTTGTACATGACTTGGGCAAGGCAATACCTTTCAGTTTTGTAATTGTACTCTGTTGTGTTATGTATacactgtattgtatttatttaacaaggtCCATACATAACATAACTGTTGCACCAGAGTTAGCTATATATTTAGGTTATTTGCATCTGTGGTCCATGTCATGAATTGTGCTCGACCTTCTTGGCCAAGTCATCTTTGAAAAGAGACCTTGGTCTTGTTGGGTTCTTATTTTCTGATTTAATACAAGCTTTAAATATCTCACAGCCCCACGTCCAGAACTTAGCCAAACATTCAAGAACTGTATGTCATTAGCCTGATCGCATAATTTCTCATAAAAAGCATAAAAAATTCCCTTTTTGAATGTATTtggaaacaagaaacaagaagaATCCAtttgcctcaattcaacctttgcgaaTTTCCATGACTTGGATGACTGAGAACCTccacagacataaagaaaaaaaacttttatttttttaaacaagcacatttgtagtttttattggtattttaatagtaaattaaaaatgacttggacaattatgctattaggctaacgatttgCTGGTAATCAGAAGCTAACACTGGAAGCAGTTACCTCACTTGAACGTGGCTATGGATCTTCAGCCAGCCTACCTGATCATGTCATGGTGGAAAAAAACttggtgtgggggtgtttttttttttttttttttgtaaattagcCCCAATGTTACTGTTTGTTTGCAGCCTTGATGGTTATATGAATTAAATTCATGTACTGCACCAGATAATAAGATGATAAAGCCATTAATTCCCTCGAGTAACTTTGGGTTACCTGGTGATACCTAGAATAGCCTATAAATTAGGTTATATGCTTTTACAGTCTTCGGTCAGAACTCATGTCACTGAAGGGTAGTTCAAGAGTAGGAATTTCGACTTTGACAGGCGTTCCAATGTTTCCTTGTCAGAGGTCATAAAGGTCCGACTTGTCCGTGTTCTGGAATGCAGCAGAAAGGGTTTAGAACTGCTATTTAGTGTAGCTTGTATGTGCGAAGCTACTACAATGCCCTTGTTTGCTGTGTTTTCAGCTCAAGATGGTACTGATCAAATGCTGCGATATTTCCAATGAGGTGCGGCCCACCGAGGTGGCTGAGCCGTGGGTGGACTGCCTATTGGAGGAGTACTTCATGCAGGTGAGCAGGCAACCCACtaacatgaataaatgtttaaatataaacagttcttaaagattacaGTCTTCCCTCATTACTGTATAGCCTTTCTCCTTTTGTGGGTTCACtacattgtatatttatattgtacatttatattgtatatttatattgtacattgtatattttttattttattttattttattgcaaattTTTCATGGTAACGTGCAATTTTGCGGTGATAATGTTTCTATATGGATTGTTACTTCAGACTCATGTAGCAATAAGCTACTGTGCCTATTGCAAAGTACAAATGGCATTAGTTACACAACTAGACGTCTATGGTAAAGTAAACATTATTCGCTAATTTAAGATAGTCTACCACCACTAGTCAGATTGTAATTGTAAACCTCAACTGGTGGTTAGGATACAGGGAATATAGACACAGTCGCttgtgcactttcaatcgctttattgaacaaatggtaacaaaatacACTAAACACAAGCACATTCTTACTGCCTCGAAGGACGCCGTCACTGATCACTAAAGTGGCTAACTTTTAACCATTTAACAGCCAACCAATTCTACATAATCATTCCCTGTATTTCACGTCACTCAACAGGCCCAGGCAACCTtgaaaaggcacacacacattcaatgtCACAGATACCTTAGAGTAGAgtgtgaggatggcgaccccaagtgcaCAAAAGTAATAACTACACCCAAAGggaggtagagtagccaaatcttgtcctcaagtaagagtactgttactttagaataatgactcaagtaaaggtaaacagtagtcctccaaatatttacctgagaaagagtaagaaagtactttttgaaaaaaactactcaattAAAGAGTAACTTTTGAGTAACTTCTTTTCACTGccccaaaaccaacaacacatgcataggggcctacagaaacattatttgcttttcacttaaatgattgaatgaagaagctgtttgctgaccagacttattgatagtgtctgtgtgtgtgcgtatgtgtgtgcgtatgtgtgtgtctgtgaccataaaatagggctaatttTGCCAGAAgtactgccaaaacaacaatagaaacatccgcaacttaccgcaaggtgttttctcaagttagaagtgggctgaaatttccaAGTTTCGGCAgtcaatttaagagctgcatgataaagctgttgtttttcggagtctgtaaagtaaacgcTTGTGCGgctgttttcttttcaaaaatgaGTCTCTTTGATTACTTAAAtcgctgactggttagcacagctgcctcacaggtctgaggacccgggttcaaatacaGCCTCagctgcatgttctccccgtgcctaagtgtgttttctcctggtactccgatttcctcccacattccaaaaacatgcatggaaggttaactGAACTGTACCAAGGCAGTGATTgtacaaagtcaaacacaagAAACTGCACTTTATGTTCATAATATGATTTTGCATGTCAACATATGCCTCCCAGAGTGACCGGGAGAAGTCGGAGGGCCTCCCGGTGGCCCCCTTCATGGACCGAGACAAAGTTACCAAGCCCACTGCTCAGATAGGCTTCATCAAGTTTGTCCTCATCCCCATGTTTGAAACTGTCATGAAGGTAGGCTCACATGCGCATGCCTTCTGTGTGAACACCTTGACAAACGTCTCACTGTTGTCTTCTCCAACAGCTTTTCCCTCAGATTGAGGAGATCATGGTTCAACccttgagggactccagagaccACTACGAAGAGCTGAAACAGATTGACGATGCCATGACAGAGGTAGACCCTATTTTAACCTATCATGTATGTGGTCAAGTTGGTGTCTCAAATGTGAATCATTTTGGATGCCTTTATTGATAAACATGCATTTTCGTACAACAAAGCGATGTACTgggggtgccttgagatacaagtgacgcGACTAGGTAGGTTTCCTgtttaaataaacataaaaaaagagaattaattattaatttaaattaaaagatTAATTGAGATATGagtattttgagttacgagtgtggtcatgtaatgaattaaactcatatctcaacaTGCCACTGTACTTCATCCAGATGAAGGCATCAGTGGTGTTTTATACAGTTGTGTATGAACATTTACTCAAAAAGCACTTTGATAGGGTAACAACTACTCCAGCAGTTTTCAAAGTGTGGCAGACTTCACGGGAGGTGCAGcagcatgaaaaaaatacattaaagattattttgttttaaataaaaaacttcaGCTACATGTTAAAAGCAATTTTGAGTTCTTATCATGAGAACGTAAAACAACTTCGTTTTTATTAACAAGGATTTAAATCCAATTTTAAAACAGTAACATGCAAAGAAGCACATATTGTTGGCAGTgagtaattgtttttgtgttaaacCCAATGCTATTTGTTAAAAAATCCTCTAGTTTAAAATTTCACACACCAGCAATGAGTTTTTAAATAGgtgataaaatacatttaaaaatcattcattcattcatcttccgttccgcttatcctcactcaatGACATTAAATTTGACGTATTTAAAGGTTTTCTTCAATTGTTATACAGTTAAGGATATTGACCACAATTGTGTGTAAATCTGGGGGGGGGAAAGCGTTCATTGCAGAATTGTGAACTGGGGGAGGGGTGATGCAGCAGTTTGTAAAATCAGCtttagaaaaataaagacaaatattttaGGTACGTTTAAGCACAGACTAACGGTTTGCTAGTCTGCCTCACTGTCAAGAGAAACATgtaaggttgattgaagactctatattgtcCATAAGCAtgattgtgattgtgaatgcttgtttgtctatacgtgccctgtgattgactggcgaccagtccaggatcaACCTCGCCTCTCACCCCAGAATCAGCTGGGAAAGCTCTAGATCACctgcgacaaaaaaaaaaacaactaaactatgatcccaaaatcatttcaaactattcttacaacattaccctta of the Phyllopteryx taeniolatus isolate TA_2022b chromosome 8, UOR_Ptae_1.2, whole genome shotgun sequence genome contains:
- the pde9ac gene encoding high affinity cGMP-specific 3',5'-cyclic phosphodiesterase 9A isoform X1, with the protein product MGSSSSSYAPKAIYLDVDGKVQKVVFSRHCSPCDIKELLCTSSNIPRNTAIMMVDPEGALVSIDPTMPTNSPNSLYKVVPLSTGQLGEKEDMFQNVLSQVAEQFSRAFRINELKTEVTNRLAMLEKRVELEGLKVVEIEKCKNDLRKLRDEMTSRGGGRVNCPCKYNFDDGKKVTPRRDVPNYPKYTLSQETVEALKKPTFDVWHWEHNEMLSCLEYMYHDLGLVKEFNMNPITLKRWLLAIQENYRSNPFHNFRHCFCVSQMMYGMIHLCNLQEKLTLTDMGILMTAAVCHDLDHPGYNNTYQINARTELAVRYNDISPLENHHCAVAFQILSLPECNVFANVDPEAFKQIRQAIITLILATDMARHGEILDSFKQKVDSFDFTNEEHVTCLKMVLIKCCDISNEVRPTEVAEPWVDCLLEEYFMQSDREKSEGLPVAPFMDRDKVTKPTAQIGFIKFVLIPMFETVMKLFPQIEEIMVQPLRDSRDHYEELKQIDDAMTEGSSFVFKFSKDFKKSESG
- the pde9ac gene encoding high affinity cGMP-specific 3',5'-cyclic phosphodiesterase 9A isoform X2, producing the protein MGSSSSSYAPKAIYLDVDGKVQKVVFSRHCSPCDIKELLCTSSNIPRNTAIMMVDPEGALVSIDPTMPTNSPNSLYKVVPLSTGQLGEKEDMFQNVLSQVAEQFSRAFRINELKTEVTNRLAMLEKRVELEGLKVVEIEKCKNDLRKLRDEMTSRGGGRVNCPCKYNFDDGKKVTPRRDVPNYPKYTLSQETVEALKKPTFDVWHWEHNEMLSCLEYMYHDLGLVKEFNMNPITLKRWLLAIQENYRSNPFHNFRHCFCVSQMMYGMIHLCNLQEKLTLTDMGILMTAAVCHDLDHPGYNNTYQINARTELAVRYNDISPLENHHCAVAFQILSLPECNVFANVDPEAFKQIRQAIITLILATDMARHGEILDSFKQKVDSFDFTNEEHVTCLKMVLIKCCDISNEVRPTEVAEPWVDCLLEEYFMQSDREKSEGLPVAPFMDRDKVTKPTAQIGFIKFVLIPMFETVMKLFPQIEEIMVQPLRDSRDHYEELKQIDDAMTEAQKKKTENMSLGGKKK
- the pde9ac gene encoding high affinity cGMP-specific 3',5'-cyclic phosphodiesterase 9A isoform X3 — protein: MGSSSSSYAPKAIYLDVDGKVQKVVFSRHCSPCDIKELLCTSSNIPSSLYKVVPLSTGQLGEKEDMFQNVLSQVAEQFSRAFRINELKTEVTNRLAMLEKRVELEGLKVVEIEKCKNDLRKLRDEMTSRGGGRVNCPCKYNFDDGKKVTPRRDVPNYPKYTLSQETVEALKKPTFDVWHWEHNEMLSCLEYMYHDLGLVKEFNMNPITLKRWLLAIQENYRSNPFHNFRHCFCVSQMMYGMIHLCNLQEKLTLTDMGILMTAAVCHDLDHPGYNNTYQINARTELAVRYNDISPLENHHCAVAFQILSLPECNVFANVDPEAFKQIRQAIITLILATDMARHGEILDSFKQKVDSFDFTNEEHVTCLKMVLIKCCDISNEVRPTEVAEPWVDCLLEEYFMQSDREKSEGLPVAPFMDRDKVTKPTAQIGFIKFVLIPMFETVMKLFPQIEEIMVQPLRDSRDHYEELKQIDDAMTEGSSFVFKFSKDFKKSESG